GCGGGAGGGCCTCCGCGCGAAGGAGCGGAGTGAGCGCGTCCGCGATGGCCTTCGCGCCGAGCGCGTGGCCGAGCTCGTTGTAGTGGCCGTCGTTCTTCCACTGGATGGGCCGGCCGCCGATCTCCGAGTCGGGGATGTCGAGCGAGCGGAGGAGGGCGCCCTCGGCCTCGATCGCCGCGGCGTCGAGGCGCGCGAGCTCCGCGCGGCCGACGATGACGAAGAGGCGTGCGCGCGAATCGCGCACGGCCGCGGCGTACGCGCGAAGGAGCGCGCTCGTCAACCGGTACTGCGCGTCGCTCGCGCGCCCCGACCCGCCGCCGCTGAACTCGAACGCGTTCGCCGGGGCCGCGGCGATCGCGGCGCGCACTGCGTCGTCGCCGGCCGCCGGCGGAGCGGCCGGCTTCGGCGCGGGCAGCGCGAAGCGCCAGATCCAGTACAGCGCACCGGCGTTCTCGCGCAGCCGGAAGGTCGCCCACGTGAAGAGCGCGGAGCGGTCGGCCAGGTTCACCTCGACGGCGCAGTAGGCGCGTTGGAGCGGCGAATCGAGACGCCGGACCCGGTAGTCGGCGTCGAGGTCGTACTGCGAGCACGCCGGGTAGTCGGGGACGGGCGCGCCGACGAGCTCGAGTGCGCCGGTGTCGTCGAGGT
This window of the Myxococcota bacterium genome carries:
- a CDS encoding SGNH/GDSL hydrolase family protein, which encodes MADRRRLRGVLLFGARLALLFASVGIVGLFAEAALRLSGYEAIYSVYSKPSLFWTKDPVLGWKHERNGAGRYRGPRPWPVEFDSEVRLNSLGLRGPEIEPVAPGGLRILFTGDSMVAGFEVAQEDTFVVRTGQLLAERLGRPVQTLNAGVRGYGTDQTYLWYRDHAAELAPDWVVFMHSGNDPDDNTTLHRMRRPFGKAAFHLDDTGALELVGAPVPDYPACSQYDLDADYRVRRLDSPLQRAYCAVEVNLADRSALFTWATFRLRENAGALYWIWRFALPAPKPAAPPAAGDDAVRAAIAAAPANAFEFSGGGSGRASDAQYRLTSALLRAYAAAVRDSRARLFVIVGRAELARLDAAAIEAEGALLRSLDIPDSEIGGRPIQWKNDGHYNELGHALGAKAIADALTPLLRAEALP